The Mammaliicoccus sciuri genome window below encodes:
- a CDS encoding nucleoside phosphorylase, whose protein sequence is MITDSFDIQGKPIVNLRDFYGEQQFKVEVCLITYSKEIYDGILRENKCEKIGEIKASNGAFPIYKFTYKGKAVAFYLSAIGSTLASQYCMICNWITGATKFVMFGSAGSLDSERTFNKFIIPTHSYRDEGMSYHYAPPSDYIKVKNAYKLAEVFNKLALPFIKGKVWTTDAVLRETITQYNTRKKEGCIAVDMELAGVQAVCDFHGFELFNFLVAGDVLSEETYNVDGLKEANHNIDKFHVALNIIEELDL, encoded by the coding sequence ATGATAACCGATTCATTTGATATACAAGGAAAACCAATTGTAAATTTGAGAGATTTCTATGGTGAACAACAATTCAAAGTTGAAGTTTGCTTAATTACATATTCTAAAGAAATATACGATGGTATTCTAAGAGAAAATAAGTGTGAAAAAATTGGTGAAATCAAAGCCTCTAACGGAGCATTTCCTATATATAAATTCACTTATAAAGGTAAAGCTGTAGCATTTTATCTATCTGCAATTGGTTCAACGCTTGCTTCTCAATATTGCATGATATGTAATTGGATAACAGGCGCTACAAAATTTGTAATGTTTGGATCAGCAGGAAGTCTTGATAGCGAAAGGACTTTTAATAAATTTATAATACCTACTCACAGCTATAGAGATGAAGGAATGTCATATCATTACGCTCCTCCATCAGATTATATTAAAGTGAAGAATGCTTATAAATTAGCTGAAGTATTTAATAAATTAGCGTTACCATTTATAAAAGGTAAAGTTTGGACAACTGATGCAGTACTGAGGGAAACAATCACTCAGTATAATACTAGAAAAAAAGAAGGATGTATTGCAGTAGATATGGAGCTTGCTGGAGTACAAGCAGTTTGTGATTTTCACGGCTTTGAACTATTTAATTTTCTTGTAGCTGGTGATGTACTTTCTGAAGAAACATATAATGTA